In Turicibacter sanguinis, a genomic segment contains:
- the modA gene encoding molybdate ABC transporter substrate-binding protein, whose product MRKKIILLTVLCMGMILSACGTQKEEVTELNISVAASLVNPIDEMIELYTKDHPVKINVNSGGSGTLKKQISEGADIGLFFSANEKYVVELIDEGLVKPSNKSNLIYNTLVVIKNKEAQTLNSLLDIKENGSMLAIGEVSTVPAGEYAKESLTNLGLWDELESSLIYGKDVTAVKTYVERGEVDYGIVYKTDAMNLENGEVMMTLPTDSYQEIVYSLASIEGYSNEAECLKFMDFIKSDTGKSILKNYGFEVSE is encoded by the coding sequence ATGCGCAAGAAAATAATCTTATTAACCGTCTTATGTATGGGAATGATTTTATCAGCGTGTGGGACGCAAAAAGAGGAAGTGACTGAACTTAATATCAGTGTAGCAGCGAGTTTAGTCAATCCGATTGATGAGATGATTGAACTTTATACTAAAGATCACCCTGTTAAAATTAATGTAAATTCAGGGGGATCAGGAACACTTAAGAAACAAATTTCAGAAGGTGCAGATATCGGTTTATTCTTCTCAGCGAATGAAAAATATGTGGTTGAGTTAATAGATGAAGGATTAGTAAAGCCTTCTAATAAATCAAACTTAATTTATAACACATTAGTCGTGATTAAGAATAAAGAGGCACAGACACTTAATTCCTTATTAGACATTAAAGAAAATGGATCAATGCTAGCCATTGGTGAAGTAAGTACAGTTCCAGCAGGTGAATACGCTAAAGAATCATTAACTAATCTTGGATTATGGGATGAGTTAGAATCTTCTTTAATTTATGGAAAAGATGTTACCGCTGTTAAAACCTATGTTGAACGTGGAGAAGTTGATTATGGTATTGTTTATAAAACAGATGCAATGAATCTTGAAAATGGTGAAGTGATGATGACGCTGCCAACGGATTCTTATCAAGAAATTGTCTATTCATTAGCATCGATTGAAGGTTATTCAAACGAAGCTGAATGTTTGAAGTTTATGGATTTTATTAAATCAGACACGGGAAAATCAATTTTGAAAAATTATGGTTTTGAAGTAAGTGAGTAA
- a CDS encoding MogA/MoaB family molybdenum cofactor biosynthesis protein: MYTVGIITSSDKGYAGEREDKSGAVVKEIVEANGFEVVKYIVLPDDQQMLEDEFKKMCDELKVNLVLSTGGTGFSKRDITPEATKAIIEREAPGICEAIRYFSLQITKRAMLSRAVSGIRKDTLIVNLPGSPKACTEALDFVLDDIKHGIDILLGEAKECARK, from the coding sequence ATGTATACGGTTGGAATTATCACAAGTAGTGACAAAGGATATGCCGGAGAGCGTGAAGATAAAAGTGGAGCCGTCGTGAAAGAAATCGTTGAGGCAAATGGATTTGAAGTGGTGAAATATATTGTTTTACCAGATGATCAACAAATGCTAGAAGATGAATTTAAAAAGATGTGTGATGAATTAAAAGTTAACTTAGTGTTGAGTACAGGTGGGACAGGATTTTCAAAGCGTGATATTACGCCAGAAGCAACGAAAGCAATCATTGAACGCGAGGCACCAGGAATTTGTGAAGCGATTCGTTACTTTAGCTTACAAATTACTAAACGAGCGATGTTATCACGCGCTGTATCAGGAATTCGTAAGGATACATTAATTGTGAATCTACCAGGAAGTCCAAAAGCTTGTACGGAGGCGTTGGATTTTGTATTAGACGATATAAAGCATGGAATTGATATTTTACTTGGGGAGGCCAAAGAATGCGCAAGAAAATAA